The genomic DNA TGAACAGCAGAGTCTGCAAGAACATCATTTTCTCCTGTTGGGTAGCAGCACTGATGATCATTCTGCCACCAATGAGTCTGGGTTTGGGCCTGGAATTCTGTGATTCAAACGTCATTGATCATTTTCTCTGTGATGCATCACCTATCCTGAAGATCTCTTGCTCAGACACCTGGTTGATAGAACAGATGGTTATCCTGTGTGCCGTGTTGACATTCATCATGACCCTCATATGTGTGGTTCTTTCCTACATTTATATCATCAGGACTATTCTAAGGTTTCCCTCTGCCCAGCAAAGGAAAAAGGCCTTTTCCACGTGTTCTTCCCACATGATTGTGGTTTCCATTACTTATGGAAGCTGCATCTTCATTTATGTCAAACCTTCAGCCAAGGACGAGGTAGCTATAAATAAAGGGATTTCACTCCTCATTACATCCATTTCACCCATGTTGAACCCCTTTATTTACACACTGAGAAACAAGCAAGTAAAACAAGCTTTCCATGACTCAGTTAAAAAGATTGCATTTCTCTTAAAGACACAGAAGAAAAGGAGTCAGTGAATCTAATGAAAAGGAAGGATAAATAGGCAGAAAACCTGAAGATTCTAATAGTATTtgtctctgcctgacttattctCTAGTCCTATTGACATTCTCACTTTGTTTTTAGACTTGTTTACTGTGAATCCTAACTATTCAATTTTTTACTCCCCATTAACACTACATTCTAAGGTATTTATGCTTACTATCTGGCAGAAATTTCTGTTTTTGCCAAACATTTTGGTTGCTATCCCTGGAAACATGGTAGAACACATTTTTCTGTCATATTTGTACATTGTAAGATGTGATTATGTAGACTATATTATAGTTAACAGAATGGGTGTAAGTGATGTTCACTGTTTCCAGACCTGCTATACGCAAATATTCAATTGTTGATCCACAATCCTTTTCTCCACCTGCTGGACAAATGTCCACATTTCAACACCTTTGTAAGCTTCATGTGGATAATGAATGAGCTTGATCTTCCATCTCTAGTATAGTCTTCACCCAAAGGATAGGCTATCACAGCAAGATTGATAAAGCTTCTCCTCTACTTCAACTCCAGTCAGCTGTCATCTGATTTGACAGGTAAAGTATCACAGCACTATCCCTGCCACTTACTAAGGGAGCAATGCTCAGAGATAGTTCTAATTTGGCTACATGAGTACAATTATGACCCATCCTCAAGTATTGTTACAAATACATTCTGTTAACATTTCtaatatgcttttctttttcgtttcattgatttcagagataagaaAGGAGATgtagatagagaaacatcaatgatgagagataattattgatcaggtgccttctgcatgcccccactagggatggagcccataaccctagcatgaaccctgaccaggaatggaactataACATTTtggctcatgggtcaatgctcaaccacttagccacactggccaggccatacTATTAAATTTTATGGTATAGACATTATGTCTTGACTATTGGCATACTCCTACTCAGACAGCCATAAATTCAAACCTGGTCCTGGACAATGATATAaggaaaaatagtattaaaaataatatacacaaGTTTGTAATACCACCCACCCTTCTTCAAATCTCCTGTCTTATAAACCTTTCCAGTGAAGTTTTTCTGTTACTTCCTTTCAGATTCACTCACTATGAGGTAGAATTagctaaataaaattttagctatttaatatttcttaaagatatttttattgatttcagagaggaacggagagggagagagagatagaaacactaatgatgataaagaattattgattggctgcctcctgcactccctctactgggcatcgagcccgcaactgggcatAGGCCCTTGagcggaactgaacctgggatccttcagactcaagccaatgctctagccactgagccaaaccagctagggctagctatttaatatttttcaatcaCTGTTTAAAATAACCAGTGTTTACATTACCCTTTCCACTTTCTGATGAGTCTATCGCTTTGAGAACATTATGGGGGGGAAATGGCTAcgtaatgttttgtttttctagacATTTCATGTACATTGGTAGAAGTAAAATATGTGATTTTATCAGAAGATGTCTACTCAAGATACCCCACAAAGATTTGTGCATAAAATATTGTTCCCTCTGTCAATCTCTTTCAGATTCCAAGAGCTTCAGTGAGGGAATAAATTTAGCCCCCAAGTACAACAATTTGCTATTTTATATCGCAATACCCAATACATCTGAATTCTTACAGGCTAGGATAAATGGAATAAATCTGAAAATGTGTATCTGGAGCTAAACAATTGATATTTCACTATTAATTCTTTGTTGACATCCTAATAAATaatctattttcatattattctGAATGAGTTTTTTTCTGTGGAGGTCTTTCCAATACAAACCTTCAAATAAATGCCTTGCagccattttaatgaaaatttttttaaaatgtgcaaaaacataaattattttaaaaagtaatgaagcATTCATACATTAAGAACTATACCCAGGATTTTTATGCAAAAGCTTATGTTTAGTTCCCTGTGTTTATAAAGCTAAAATATAGAATCTTATGTTTTACTTTTACAAATTGctcctatattttaaatatacttaataAATGTGTTCATGGATATACAAAATGTGTGGATGTACATATTCAAAATACTAGCAATAGCTATCTCTATACTATGTATAAatttacatgtattttctttttattatcaaATGTATTGTTTTACAATTCAAATTATGTATctataaaaattgataaataaggaaaatcactccctattaattttaaaagacctATGGTCATGTAGTATGCATATCTCCTGTTTCTGATTCTGATGTCTACATCTGTCCCCAAGAACATAGTCCCCATTTCTGCCT from Myotis daubentonii chromosome 2, mMyoDau2.1, whole genome shotgun sequence includes the following:
- the LOC132225777 gene encoding olfactory receptor 6C2-like; translation: MKNQTTVTTFILLGLTDDTPLKILLFIFLFLSYVLSISGNLTIITLTLIDSHLQTPMYLFLQNFSFLEISFTTACVPRFLYSILSGDKSITYNACASQLLFTDLFAVTEFFLLAAMSYDRYVAICKPLHYTTIMNSRVCKNIIFSCWVAALMIILPPMSLGLGLEFCDSNVIDHFLCDASPILKISCSDTWLIEQMVILCAVLTFIMTLICVVLSYIYIIRTILRFPSAQQRKKAFSTCSSHMIVVSITYGSCIFIYVKPSAKDEVAINKGISLLITSISPMLNPFIYTLRNKQVKQAFHDSVKKIAFLLKTQKKRSQ